A single region of the Sorghum bicolor cultivar BTx623 chromosome 7, Sorghum_bicolor_NCBIv3, whole genome shotgun sequence genome encodes:
- the LOC110437316 gene encoding uncharacterized protein LOC110437316, which yields MEDSYRESIWRKKGRPRELYPDVSCKDAPVPPEEPIPNCDCGHPAHVSQSRHPDTAARCFYTCYSYSPYFRCFFFQWIDGPDKFDPRILLFYPGVDHCKRELFTRWVPPPPNPPPMTEEEKAVASALRLEDPPKCHCGEQAVINPQNELEFVCPLRREDRGFRKCRFKEWIYGPKSHWPEPEKQEEVLEWKKKRRSIAPPVMCKCGVEASYGLVPSGLGIGHFCGHMIDYDESTQKCKWESSDDVFKFKDEYKARVAVRKTRGYPANYVTDFVKDHKKKMLAFAQELRVRNPASIAWKKWSEEREKEIEEYRASKAEEHARKAAEEAERVEMQCLNDTIASLCAKIGCTGNWQADVGRAKYAENMILGRDGAVGGTASRPIVVEEEAEAEEDDDTGRIGDLIRLAEELGYPQEKHDYEMGRICDLLRLSEDGEASGPMPVGATEEGEAAYHNQKTSVYHSWWPTDMTEEEGQLYSQAAEEAEAAYYARQASEAKAAEASMGKEAVVDDWESEDELLTQWCTQFD from the exons ATGGAGGACTCGTATCGTGAGTCGATTTGGCGAAAAAAGGGTCGTCCTAGAGAGTTGTACCCCGATGTGTCTTGCAAGGATGCCCCCGTGCCTCCCGAGGAACCTATTCCTAACTGTGATTGTGGACATCCGGCACACGTGAGCCAGTCGAGACATCCGGATACTGCGGCACGTTGCTTCTATACTTGTTATAGTTATAGC CCCTACTTCCGGTGCTTTTTCTTCCAATGGATCGACGGGCCGGACAAGTTTGACCCAAGAATTCTGCTTTTCTACCCCGGCGTTGATCATTGCAAACGTGAGTTGTTTACTCGCTGGGTTCCGCCCCCCCCTAACCCTCCTCCTATGACGGAGGAAGAGAAGGCCGTCGCCTCTGCACTTCGGCTCGAGGATCCTCCGAAGTGTCATTGCGGAGAACAAGCCGTGATAAATCCACAGAATGAACTAGAGTTTGTTTGTCCTCTGCGGCGTGAA GATCGTGGTTTTCGAAAGTGCCGTTTCAAGGAGTGGATCTATGGTCCAAAGAGCCATTGGCCAGAGCCTGAGAAGCAGGAGGAGGTTCTAGAGTGGAAGAAGAAGCGGAGGTCTATTGCGCCTCCCGTGATGTGCAAATGTGGTGTTGAAGCTAGCTACGGCCTAGTTCCTTCAGGTCTTGGGATTGGCCACTTCTGTGGCCACATGATCGACTATGATGAG AGCACTCAGAAATGCAAATGGGAATCATCTGATGATGTGTTTAAGTTCAAAGATGAATATAAGGCAAGAGTAGCAGTTCGCAAGACGAGAGGTTATCCTGCAAACTACGTcactgattttgtgaaggaccaTAAGAAGAAAATGCTTGCATTCGCCCAGGAGTTGCGTGTTCGTAACCCTGCGAGTATTGCATGGAAGAAGTGGTCCGAGGAGAGGGAAAAGGAGATAGAGGAGTACCGTGCAAGCAAGGCTGAAGAGCATGCAAGGAAGGCTGCGGAGGAGGCTGAGCGAGTTGAGATGCAATGCTTGAACGATACTATTGCCTCATTATGTGCTA AGATTGGATGCACCGGAAACTGGCAAGCAGATGTGGGCCGTGCTAAGTACGCGGAGAATATGATATTAGGGCGGGACGGTGCAGTTGGTGGCACTGCTAGCCGTCCGATTGTGGTCGAAGAGGAGGCCGAGGCGGAGGAAGACGACGACACCGGAAGGATAGGCGACCTCATTCGTCTTGCCGAGGAATTGGGGTACCCTCAGGAGAAGCATGACTATGAAATGGGAAGGATATGCGACCTACTTCGTCTTTCAGAGGATGGTGAGGCGTCAGGGCCGATGCCTGTCGGTGCCACAGAGGAGGGTGAGGCTGCATACCACAACCAGAAGACATCGGTCTACCACTCATGGTGGCCAACAGACATGACCGAGGAAGAGGGACAGTTATACTCTCAGGCGGCAGAAGAGGCGGAGGCAGCTTACTACGCGAGACAGGCTAGTGAGGCCAAGGCAGCGGAGGCGAGCATGGGTAAGGAGGCTGTAGTGGACGATTGGGAGTCCGAGGACGAGTTGCTTACGCAGTGGTGCACGCAGTTTGATTGA